One segment of Rosa chinensis cultivar Old Blush chromosome 6, RchiOBHm-V2, whole genome shotgun sequence DNA contains the following:
- the LOC112173367 gene encoding uncharacterized protein LOC112173367 — MESQKRELEKQPAGTTATPPAAAATPTSCRKKKNEQATFLEDVKDHIDEFIHASMDEHVSCFKKTIDKMFKMSKVVAEKNAADAKGVESSLPLRTTVAD; from the exons ATGGAATCGCAGAAAAGAGAACTTGAAAAACAGCCTGCTGGAACAACGGCTACTCCACCTGCTGCTGCTGCAACCCCCACATCTTGccgaaagaagaagaatgaacaaGCCACTTTCTTGGAAGACGTGAAGGATCATATTGATGAGTTTATCCACGCTTCTATGGACGAACACGTGTCTTGCTTCAAGAAGACCATTGACAAG ATGTTTAAAATGTCAAAGGTTGTTGCTGAGAAGAATGCTGCTGACGCCAAGGGAGTTGAGAGTTCTCTTCCCCTTCGAACAACAGTAGCAGACTAA
- the LOC112174446 gene encoding protein RADIALIS-like 2, whose amino-acid sequence MASSSMSSRNSGSSWTAKQNKAFEKALALYDKDTPDRWYNVARAVGNKTPEEVKRHYDLLVADVKHIESGQVPFPDYRTSGGSGSGSGHGNIGHDEEKRMRSMKLN is encoded by the exons ATGGCTTCTAGCTCAATGTCTTCGCGTAACTCGGGTTCATCTTGGACTGCCAAGCAGAACAAGGCGTTCGAGAAGGCTCTAGCCCTTTACGACAAGGACACCCCCGACCGCTGGTACAATGTTGCCAGGGCCGTGGGGAATAAGACTCCTGAGGAAGTTAAGAGGCACTATGACCTTCTTGTGGCAGATGTGAAGCATATCGAGTCAGGCCAAGTTCCTTTCCCGGATTACAGGACTTCTGGTGGGAGTGGGAGTGGGAGTGGCCATGGCAACATCGGTCATGATGAGGAAAAGAG GATGAGGAGCATGAAGCTGAACTGA